One genomic segment of Gasterosteus aculeatus chromosome 6, fGasAcu3.hap1.1, whole genome shotgun sequence includes these proteins:
- the LOC144409466 gene encoding uncharacterized protein LOC144409466, giving the protein MARLDSHVAQLTSIFQMKGGVAGQKLAKHLEILQEETSDVNLKRTAILKALCIYLGEDEGQLVREYIDIEGNDILRDLQKHTMGIYVINKEGGEMRHCDDIGIFVEGVIILNNCGSVARACAMMLGVIYALNMAYPKELRYYYEFLQKVLFRMDAEKLSPKILGLRNKRDAGL; this is encoded by the exons ATGGCACGGTTGGACAGCCATGTAGCCCAATTGACATCCATCTTCCAGATGAAGGGAGGAGTTGCTGGCCAGAAACTagctaaacatctggagatTTTGCAAGAA GAGACAAGTGATGTCAATCTGAAAAGGACAGCTATCCTAAAGGCTCTTTGCATCTACCTGGGTGAGGACGAGGGACAGCTCGTTCGGGAGTATATA gacatTGAAGGAAATGACATCCTGAGAGACCTGCAAAAGCATACCATGGGTATATATGTCATCAACAAGGAGGGTGGAGAAATGCGACATTGTGATGACATTGGAATTTTCGTTGAAGGAGTAATCATTCTCAACAACTGTGGATCTGTGGCCCGCGCTTGTGCAATGATGCTGGGAGTCATCTACGCTCTGAACATGGCTTACCCCAAAGAGCTAAGATACTATTACGAATTCCTTCAGAAAGTGCTCTTTCGAATGGATGCTGAAAAGCTTTCTCCCAAAATCCTTGGACTAAGGAACAAAAGAGATGCTGGACTGTAG